TCCCTTTGAACCATTAAAGATTGAACAAAGCCCGCGCGGCGTACAAGAACAAACAGTTATGAACTGGACGAAAGGAGTGCTCGACCATTGGCGACACTTACACGAGTAAAAGTATTGAACCCGGCAAATCCGAATAAAGCGACAGCAATATTCGGCGGGGAAGCAAGCGGCATCTTGAACTGGAATGACCTCGCGCACCCGCATTTCTATACACTGCGTCAGCGCATCCGTTCTCTTTTTTGGACAGCAAATGAAGTAGACATGACGCAGGACGTCAAACAGTTTGCAAGTCTGACTAAAGAAGAGCAATCTGCATTTCTGAAAATCATTGGTTTGCTTGCGACACTGGATGGTCCGCAAACCGTCATCGCAATGAAAATTGCAGACTTTACAACAGATCCTTCCGTCAAGTCGATTATGGCAACGATTGCCGATCAGGAAAGCGAGCATAATCACAGTTATGCATACGTGCTGTCATCGGTCACAAATCTTGACAAGCAGATGGAATCTTTTGAGATGGGCCGTACAGATGAAGTGTTAATGAAGCGTAATGAACGGATTGTAGAAGTTTACAATGAATTTGCAGAGAATCCGACGATTGAAACAGTACTAAAAGCAATGGTCTACACCACGCTGCTTGAAGGACTCTTCTTCTACAGCGGCTTCGCATTCTTCTATAATTTGGCGCGTCATCAGAAAATGGTCGGCACATCTACGATGATCTCCTATATCAATCGTGACGAACTTCAGCACGGCAAAGCAATCAGCGACATCTTCCGCGCAGCACTGGCGGAAAACCCTGAGTACAATACGGATGAATTCACGGAATGGATCTACGACCAATTCCGCCACTCCGTAGAACAAGAAGTCATCTGGAGCCGCTATGTACTTGGTGACATCGATGGTCTAGAAATGGATGAAATGGAAGGCTACGTAAAATACCGCGCCAACAAAATGCTGCGCATGCTCGGCCTGAGCGAAATCTATCCCGAGTTTACAGACAACCCAATGAAGTGGATCCGAGCGTACGTTGACAACTTCGACGACACGAAAACGGACTTCTTCGAGCAGACAAGCCGCCAGTATGTGAAAACCAGTGATTTAAATGGCTTTGATGATTTGTAATACGTAAGAGAAAGCGGAATCCGTAAAGGGTTTCGCTTTTTTGGTGTGTAGGGAGGAGAGGGGGAAGGGCGTATCCGGATTCGCTCATACTACTTTCGCAAGCGCTCATAGTCACCCCGCGTGCGCTCATCCCGCCTTCGCAACCGTTCATAGTCGCCCCGCATGCGCTCATACTACTTTCGCAAGCGCTCATAGTCACCCCGCGTGCGCTCATACTACTTTCGCACGCGCTCATAGTCGCCCCGCGTCCGCTCATATTGCCTTCGCAAGCGCTCACAGTCACCCCGTGTCCGCTCATCCCGCCTTCGCAAGCGCCCCTAGTCACCCCGCGTCCGCTCATACTGCCTTCGCACGCGCTCATAGTCACCCCGCATCCGCTCATCCCGCCTTCGCAACCGCTCATAGTCACCCCGTGTCCGCTCATCCCGCCTTCGCAAGCGCCCCTAGTCACCCCGTGTCCGCTCATCCCGCCTTCGCAACCGGTCATAGTCACCCCGTGTGCGCTCATCCTGCCTTCGCACGCGCTCATAGTCGCCCCGCGTCCGCTCATATTGCCTTCGCAAGCGCTCACAGTCACCCCGTGTGCGCTCATCCCGCCTTCGCAAGCGCCCCTAGTCACCCCGCGTCCGCTCATACTGCCTTCGCACGCGCTCATAGTCACCCCGCGTCCGCTCATCCCGCCCCCGCAAGCGCTCAATCAAAAAAACAACGCAAAAAAAGACAAGCGGACCTAAGTCCGCTCGTCTTCATAGTTATGAAATTATTTTTGTGCTTCAGCAGCTTTGTGCATTGTCTTGTTTTTTGCAAGATTTACGTGCCAAGATAGGGCTTCTTCCAGAATGTGTGGAGTCTGTCCGCCAACTTGTTCACATGCTCTGTTGTAGTAATCGCGCAGCTCTTCCTTGAAATCAGGGTGAGCACAGTTTTCAATCAACAGTTCTGCTTTTTGTCTTGGAGCCAGGCCGCGAAGATCCGCATAACCTTGTTCCGTTACAATTACGTCTACGTC
The Sporosarcina sp. P33 genome window above contains:
- a CDS encoding ribonucleotide-diphosphate reductase subunit beta, whose protein sequence is MATLTRVKVLNPANPNKATAIFGGEASGILNWNDLAHPHFYTLRQRIRSLFWTANEVDMTQDVKQFASLTKEEQSAFLKIIGLLATLDGPQTVIAMKIADFTTDPSVKSIMATIADQESEHNHSYAYVLSSVTNLDKQMESFEMGRTDEVLMKRNERIVEVYNEFAENPTIETVLKAMVYTTLLEGLFFYSGFAFFYNLARHQKMVGTSTMISYINRDELQHGKAISDIFRAALAENPEYNTDEFTEWIYDQFRHSVEQEVIWSRYVLGDIDGLEMDEMEGYVKYRANKMLRMLGLSEIYPEFTDNPMKWIRAYVDNFDDTKTDFFEQTSRQYVKTSDLNGFDDL